The genome window CTTCGCTTTCCAGACATTTCAAAAGATGCGCTATTTGTCTGTCTGCATAGCCTTTTTTCTTTGCAGTAAATAACAGGTCTTTAGAAATATTATCTATTGTGTTTTTTTGAATTTCTTTTTCAAGCATTACAAGCTCCTCAATCTGATTCAGGAACCATGGATCTATCTTGGTAAGCTTATGAATGGTTTTAAACGGAATTCCCATAGCGAAAGCATCGCGTACATGGAATATTCTATTCCAGCTAGGATGCTCAAGGCTTTCAAGAATTTGATCTTGTTTAGTAAGCTCTTTGCCATCTGCTCCAAGTCCATTTCTCTTTATTTCAAGTGACTGACAAGCCTTCTGAAGTGCTTCCTGGAAGTTTCTTCCAATACCCATAGCTTCTCCAACAGACTTCATCTGTAAACCAAGGTGTCTGTCTGCTCCTTTGAATTTGTCGAAGTTCCAGCGAGGTATTTTAACGATTACATAGTCAAGTGCAGGTTCGAAATAAGCACTTGTAGTTTTTGTAATAGCGTTGTTTAATTCATCCAGGTTATATCCTACTGCAAGTTTAGCGGCTATTTTAGCAATTGGATAACCAGTAGCTTTTGATGCAAGAGCGGATGAACGTGATACCCTTGGGTTGATTTCAATAGCAATCACGGATTCGTCTTCTGGATTAACAGAGAACTGTACATTACATCCACCGGCAAACTGACCGATACCATTCATCATTTTGATAGCAAGGTCTCTCAAATGCTGGTAGGTAGTATCTGCCAGAGTCATTGCTGGAGCTACAGTGATTGAGTCTCCGGTGTGAATTCCCATTGGGTCAAAGTTTTCAATAGAGCAAATGATAATTACATTGCCTATGTTATCTCTTAAAAGCTCAAGCTCATATTCTTTCCAGCCCATTATGCTTTGCTCAACAAGAACTTCGTGAATGGGGGAGGCGTGTAATCCTCTGGTAAGTGCTTCATCAAAATCTTCAGGTCTGTTCACAAAGCCACCACCAGTACCGCCAAGAGTAAAAGAAGGTCTGATTACAAGAGGAAATCCTATTTCCTGAGCGATTTCTTTTCCTTCGAGGAAAGACGTTGCGGTTTCTCCTTTGCAGACTCCGACTCCCAGTTCAAGCATTTTAAGCCTGAATTTCTCTCTATCCTCAGTGGTCTCAATTGCTTTAATATCAACCCCAATAATTTTTACATTATACTTTTTCCAGATACCTGCTTTGTCACAGTCAATTGCCAGATTAAGCGCAGTTTGTCCACCCATTGTTGGAAGAACAGCATCAATTTTATGCTTTTCTAAAATTTCAATAATAGATTTTTTCTCAAGTGGCTTTAGATAGACATGGTCTGCAGTGACCTTATCAGTCATGATTGTAGCCGGGTTGGAATTAATGAGTACGACTTCTATTCCTTCTTCTCTAAGGGACCTGGAGGCCTGGGAACCGGAATAGTCAAACTCACAAGCTTGTCCGATAATGATTGGACCGCTACCTATGATCAAGACGGTCTTGATACTATTGTCTCTTGGCATTTATGATGGGCGTTTTATAAACAAATATTTAAATCTGATACAGAATAGGGAACTCATCGTTCCAAAGGATTTGGAAAATTCCTGGCCGGAATTTCAAAAATCCTACAAATGTATGGCAAAAAGTGATTAAAGTGAAAGGATGTAAGAGAAATGTGGATATTTAACAGTTTCTTGGAAAAATTAAATTTTGGTTTGGTATTATGTTATGTGTTTTATGAGTAAAAATTAGTATTTTTGACTTTTAGTAATATTCTGAGTAAATGTATTCATCCCTATTTTCTACCAGAAATTTTGCCTCTTTAGGTCTAATTTTATTTACAGCATTTTTAGCATTTTATTGTATTACCTCTCCAGGAATTCAGCTTAGTGATGACTCAAGAATTGCTGTGAATGCGCTTAATTTTATTTATAAACATGTGAATCAGTATTTATCGGATAAGGGTAATGAAAATATATTGTTAAAACCTTTAGTAATAAATTTTGCATTTATTTTATTAATCCCATTTCCTTTAAGGAATATAAGGGTAATGTTCTCTAAAGATTTCAATATTACAAATGAAATTACAACTCTTTCTAAGTATGTTGGGTATATTTTGTGTCAGCCATTTACGTTGTTAAATATTAGAAATATAATAAGTTGAAAATATGAAATTAAAGATCAGGTTTTCTTAATATGACCGCAATATCAGTTATAAATAGACTATAAATACTAATCAGAAATTGAATCTTCAAAACAGTTAATCAGTGAAAGATAATTTTACTCTCGACCATAACTCATCAAGACTTGCTTATCTTGACAGCTTAAGGGGGCTTGCCGCTTATAGTGTATTAGTATACCATGTGATAGGGGCACATTGGGGATACTTTAATGAAGCTCATTTATTTTCTATGATTTTTAATGGGTCTGATGCAGTTTCATTTTTCTTTGTGCTTAGTGGATTAGTACTTTCTTACAAATACTTCAATTCTCCTAATGCAAAAAATCTGGACTACAAAGAATTTGTTATCTCCAGAGTATTTCGAATTTATCCCGCTTTCCTGGTCATGATTTTGGTTTACTATTTTTATAAATACAAAGCCGAATTTAGTTTTGATCTTATCTGGGACACAATATTTCACAATAAGTACTTTCTATATGAAGAGGCTTCATTGTTGAGAATGAAAACGGACCTCTTTCTACCGGATTGGACTTTAGGGGTTGAAATTGCAATGTCCGTTTTGGTGCCGGTATTAATATTAGTTCTAAAGAATGATCGTAAGATGTTTCTTATGCTTATCCCGGTATTTTTTATACTGAATAAGTATTTCAGCATTTTCATTTTTCATTTTGCTCTAGGTGTATTAATAGCTTACTACTTTCCAAAAATTCAGTCCTATGACTTTAAAAAATCAAAATGGTATACTTTCCGCTATATTTTATATGTAGGAATTTTTCTTATGTATGGAATTA of Sporocytophaga myxococcoides DSM 11118 contains these proteins:
- the carB gene encoding carbamoyl-phosphate synthase large subunit, whose translation is MPRDNSIKTVLIIGSGPIIIGQACEFDYSGSQASRSLREEGIEVVLINSNPATIMTDKVTADHVYLKPLEKKSIIEILEKHKIDAVLPTMGGQTALNLAIDCDKAGIWKKYNVKIIGVDIKAIETTEDREKFRLKMLELGVGVCKGETATSFLEGKEIAQEIGFPLVIRPSFTLGGTGGGFVNRPEDFDEALTRGLHASPIHEVLVEQSIMGWKEYELELLRDNIGNVIIICSIENFDPMGIHTGDSITVAPAMTLADTTYQHLRDLAIKMMNGIGQFAGGCNVQFSVNPEDESVIAIEINPRVSRSSALASKATGYPIAKIAAKLAVGYNLDELNNAITKTTSAYFEPALDYVIVKIPRWNFDKFKGADRHLGLQMKSVGEAMGIGRNFQEALQKACQSLEIKRNGLGADGKELTKQDQILESLEHPSWNRIFHVRDAFAMGIPFKTIHKLTKIDPWFLNQIEELVMLEKEIQKNTIDNISKDLLFTAKKKGYADRQIAHLLKCLESEVHKKRTDYNIQRVFKVVDTCAAEFEAKTPYYYSTFEGENESVRSDKKKIIVLGSGPNRIGQGIEFDYSCVHGILAAKEAGFETIMINCNPETVSTDFDIADKLYFEPVFWEHLYDIIQHEKPEGVIVQLGGQTALKLAEKLERYGIKILGTNYQSLDLAEDRGSFSTLLKENNIPYPKFGVIQTADDAIELSKELGFPLLVRPSYVLGGQSMKIVINEKELEQHVVDILRDIPENRVLLDHFLENALEAEADAICDGEDVYIIGVMEHIEPAGIHSGDSHSVLPPFNLSENVIKQIEDYTRRIAIALNTVGLINIQFAVKNEVVYVIEANPRASRTVPFICKAYDEPYVNYAAKVMLGVNKVKDFNFNPKKKGYAIKIPVFSFNKFPNVNKELGPEMKSTGEAIYFIDDLQDDYFLKLYSERNLYLSR
- a CDS encoding acyltransferase family protein, yielding MKDNFTLDHNSSRLAYLDSLRGLAAYSVLVYHVIGAHWGYFNEAHLFSMIFNGSDAVSFFFVLSGLVLSYKYFNSPNAKNLDYKEFVISRVFRIYPAFLVMILVYYFYKYKAEFSFDLIWDTIFHNKYFLYEEASLLRMKTDLFLPDWTLGVEIAMSVLVPVLILVLKNDRKMFLMLIPVFFILNKYFSIFIFHFALGVLIAYYFPKIQSYDFKKSKWYTFRYILYVGIFLMYGIRHLSRIHPFGPTYDYISGSLIGLDFFHITGLASALIIVLIINNIRLQNALCVAPLRFLGKISYGVYLIHWFVIGNLLMENFDMFLKFFGSELRTLVGFIIMASVVTIVLATVLYKLVEEPAINAGRRFIQNLREKGTSTETELLAETK